In Cryptomeria japonica chromosome 5, Sugi_1.0, whole genome shotgun sequence, the genomic window TCTATAGCTTGaaaatttaattttgttttctcaatatTAAGATGTAAGGTTGAGAAACATTTCCTAAAATTCTCCCATTTAAACAACTTGAAAAATTAAATTGAGTACCAACACTATTTGTGAGTTAGTATGGGCCAAAGACCCATAGACTTACAACACCACTTAGTTACTCTAAGATCACTAGCTTCATCATTGTATCTAAAACATTCTATAAAGcatcaaaaaaattcaataaagcCTTCCATATTCTACATTATCATGAATAAAATGGTACTAGATATCAATATTTTTTCAGTCCTGATATGAAAATTTGGGTTCTTTGCTACAAATATAACACTTTGTCACAAAAAACTATGACAACTCACTATGTCAACCCATAATTGAGCATAATTTGTTAAGCCAAATGTCCCCTTTACAATGGATGGTTTCCATGTACTCAATCTTTATAATAGACAATAATCAAAGTTTATGACTTTAGTCATCTTGCTAATAagacaaaataaattaaatacatatcGATTGATGGATTTCCTATTATCGACATATCCTATACATTATGAATCTATTATTCTATCAATATCCACTAAGTGTTATCTCCTATAGAATAACTATGATAAAAAATATAGAGTACTTAAAGGTACCCCACAAATATCTGAAGAACCGCTTAATTGCATCATAATGATCTTGTCTAGGATTAGCCATAAAATGGCTCAAGACTCTATTGTTTGGGAAAATTCTAGCTTACTATAAACCATGGCATATACCAAGCTCTAAACAAAACTATAATAAGGTATTTGATCCAAGTACCCCATCTCGTTGGGTGAATTTGAACATTACTTTATAGACAATTTAGTTACCACCAATCCAAATTGTTGTACATTGAATCTTTCCAACACTAAGTTCATATATTTTCTTTAGCTTAACCAAAATTTccattcactctatctcttctatttTCCCTATCTAAAATACATTTAGAAACTACTAGGTCCATCTCAAATTGTGTTGAAAACTAAGACTTCAAGTCACAAATCACATCCTTACTACTGTTGAAAACTACACAtcaataatatataatgtaatagtAAGGAATTATTTAGTTCTCATTTATAATATGTGCAATATTTTTATTTGTCTTAGAAATTTCATACCCACATGCACATGAATAAAATTTCTAGTACTACATCCTAGGAGATTGTTTTAGACTACGCCATAAAGATTTTTTCAATGCAACCATCTCCCCATCCATACTCATAGGACTCAAAATTATTCATACCCAATTCCTCTTTTATAGTTTTAAGTGAATCTATACTAGTAATTAACACAAAAATCTGCATAATGTACAAATATGCAATGGACCATACCCCCATCGTGAGTTGTATTGCTTTGGCCTCTACCAGTGAGGGAAGCAAGTAGAAAATCGCTAAAAAAACCCCCAGTTTAACCCTTGAGAAACCTAAGGATGAACCTAACCCCTCTTGTCCAATTAAAAACAAGGGTAAATGCTCTATTGTGACCCTGGAAAGAAATTCACTTGAGTTGGCCTTGCTGGACTTAACCCCTGACAAGAGAAAAATTGAAACGCCAAGAAACACCTCCAGAAAAGAGAAGAGGTCTAGTAGTGAGTCAGCGGGAAAGAGCTTTACAATCAACCTGGAGATATAGAATTTTGAATATGAAGGGGAGAAGGGAATGGAGTATGAAAAAATTGAGAGTATCTCGGAGGAAAGAAGTTCTGCTAGACTAAGAGCTAAAGAGAGGAAAAAGCCAATCAAGAGTGAAGAGAACAAGACTATTACTAGCTTTAATAAAATTTATGATCTAGATGAGGAGGAAGACTCAAAGGACAATTCTAAGGACAAAGATGCCCAAGTGGAGGAAGAGAATCTGACTGAAATCCCCAAGGAGGAcgctgaagaagaagaggagggagAAGAAGAGAACAACAAGTCAAAAAGTGAGCATGACTCTTCTTTCAATAATCTCAATAACCCTGACACCTCTGAGAATGAAAAAATGGTGTTGTGTTCGCCCATGGGGCCGGTCCAGGAGACTAACAACAACTTGGAAGAGCAATTGAATGATATGAAGGAAAAAGTGGCCATGCTGGAGAAAAACTGAGGAACAAGACAGGAAGGTGAAACATTTGCGCGACGCTTTCAATGCCCTTTGCACTATCATAGATGGGGTAATGAAGAATGCTATCCTGGGCATGGTTTCTGGTCAAGGTCGACTGAAGAAAATTAGGAAGAAAAAGGCCAAGAAGGGTGAATGGGAGATGACTAAGGAGGAGGAAGAAGATCAGCAGGAGACTTGGATGCATAATTTAGGCAAACTTGAG contains:
- the LOC131065391 gene encoding uncharacterized protein LOC131065391, translating into MEYEKIESISEERSSARLRAKERKKPIKSEENKTITSFNKIYDLDEEEDSKDNSKDKDAQVEEENLTEIPKEDAEEEEEGEEENNKSKSEHDSSFNNLNNPDTSENEKMVLCSPMGPVQETNNNLEEQLNDMKEKVAMLEKN